The Primulina tabacum isolate GXHZ01 chromosome 16, ASM2559414v2, whole genome shotgun sequence genome window below encodes:
- the LOC142529245 gene encoding protein MIS12 homolog: protein MEGSKGEAIFESLNLSPQLFINEVLDIVDEVLEEAFDHFLQEASTLLKTEGTDRSEELTKGVAEIWKLIELGLDQRMQKWEEYTLRFCFCVPEEFSLPKANELSGDELPDVDALTDTELDAQLKSLRDKLALVGKESAELNRELRTLEKQSFSSCHSAGLIDEAFELYKTHDTTEMFQELINMASEFRPRLGNLKRRRGEEFQSGDALRKNPSRW, encoded by the exons ATGGAAGGAAGCAAAGGCGAGGCGATTTTTGAATCCTTGAATCTCAGCCCTCAGCTCTTCATCAATGAGGTCCTTGATATTGTCGACGAGGTCCTCGAAGAGGCTTTTGATCACTTCCTCCA GGAGGCTTCTACGCTGCTGAAAACTGAGGGCACAGATAGATCCGAGGAACTAACAAAG GGGGTGGCTGAGATTTGGAAACTGATCGAATTGGGCCTCGACCAGCGGATGCAGAAATGGGAAGAATACACTCTTCGCTTTTGTTTTTGTGTGCCAGAAGAATTTTCACTGCCAAAAGCC AATGAATTATCTGGAGACGAGTTACCAGACGTTGATGCTCTTACTGACACAGAGCTGGACGCGCAGTTGAAATCTTTGCGTGACAAACTTGCTCTG GTTGGAAAAGAATCTGCTGAACTCAACAGAGAGCTTCGCACACTGGAGAAGCAGTCTTTTTCAAGCTGTCACTCTGCTGGGTTGATTGATGAAGCATTTGAGTTGTACAAGACGCATGATACCACCGAAATGTTCCAAG AGCTGATAAACATGGCGTCAGAATTTCGCCCACGCCTGGGGAACCTGAAAAGGAGAAGAGGAGAAGAATTTCAATCCGGTGACGCGTTGCGCAAAAATCCATCAAGATGGTAA
- the LOC142528297 gene encoding uncharacterized protein LOC142528297 — translation MGITNLLCHALQQKSLDTISAMDLVSTTKELFLRLRSDGFDILLSYVKSFCTRLDVDIPEMSSRYKHSSRSYQKKDTITVEHHFHYDIFIVAIDFQLEELNSRFSDETVELLILSSALDPKDNFKWFNIDNICILAEKYYFEDFTEQEMHHLRCQLQNFELDVVFHEDFQKMSTISELCRGLFETKSYNIII, via the coding sequence ATGGGGATCACAAATTTGCTTTGCCATGCCTTGCAACAAAAATCTCTTGATACCATAAGTGCAATGGATTTGGTCTCTACGACTAAAGAACTTTTCCTGAGATTGAGAAGTGATGGTTTTGATATTCTTCTTTCGTATGTAAAATCATTTTGCACAAGATTGGATGTCGATATACCGGAGATGAGTTCTCGTTATAAGCATTCTAGTCGTTCATACCAGAAAAAGGATACCATCACAGTTGAACATCATTTtcattatgatatatttattgttGCAATAGATTTTCAGTTGGAAGAATTAAACTCTAGATTCAGTGATGAGACAGTTGAACTTCTAATTCTCAGCTCTGCTTTGGATCCAAAAGAtaattttaaatggttcaaCATTGACAATATTTGTATTCTCGCTGAGAAGTATTATTTCGAGGACTTCACTGAACAGGAAATGCATCATTTGAGGTGTCAGCTACAAAATTTTGAGCTCGATGTAGTTTTTCATGAAGATTTTCAGAAAATGTCCACTATCTCAGAATTGTGCCGAGGGTTATTTGAAACAAAAAGTTACAACATTATAATTTGA
- the LOC142529418 gene encoding tetraspanin-8-like, which translates to MAKISNGIITGLNVVTLLLALSAIGFSLYFHVNSESACQRVLKMPLLLLGIALLVVSVSGLLGSCCRISVFMWFYLLVLFLLIVGLIVFTIFTIIVTNKGVGRVLSNRGVGDHKLGDYSRWMQKYVINAENWDEIKSCLVGVRLCQSIEAGKEEEFYRQHLTPIQSGCCKPPNYCGFQFQNATFWTVPKAGPAQPDPDCKAWSNVQTQLCFDCESCKGAVLENIKREWRLLAIINVCMLVFVTMVYSVGCCALRNNKSNGGYWKHRPGP; encoded by the exons ATGGCGAAAATCAGCAACGGCATCATCACGGGCCTCAACGTCGTGACCCTTCTGCTGGCATTGTCCGCCATCGGGTTCTCCCTCTACTTCCACGTGAACTCGGAGTCGGCGTGCCAAAGGGTCCTCAAGATGCCCCTCCTCCTGCTCGGGATCGCCTTGCTTGTTGTCTCGGTGTCGGGTCTGTTGGGCTCGTGCTGCCGCATCTCCGTGTTCATGTGGTTTTATCTGTTGGTGTTGTTCTTGCTCATTGTCGGGCTTATAGTGTTCACGATCTTCACGATCATCGTGACGAACAAAGGCGTCGGGAGAGTGCTTTCGAACAGAGGTGTGGGGGATCACAAGCTTGGAGATTATTCGAGGTGGATGCAGAAGTACGTGATTAATGCAGAGAACTGGGATGAGATCAAGAGTTGCTTGGTTGGCGTGAGATTGTGCCAAAGCATTGAGGCTGGCAAAGAAGAGGAGTTTTACAGACAACATTTGACTCCTATTCAG TCTGGTTGCTGCAAGCCACCGAATTACTGTGGCTTCCAGTTCCAGAATGCCACATTCTGGACGGTGCCGAAAGCCGGTCCAGCGCAACCCGACCCAGATTGCAAGGCGTGGAGCAATGTCCAGACCCAGCTCTGCTTCGACTGCGAGTCATGCAAGGGAGCAGTTCTGGAAAACATCAAGAGGGAATGGAGGTTGTTGGCGATCATCAATGTCTGTATGCTCGTTTTCGTCACCATGGTTTACTCAGTCGGTTGCTGTGCTCTCAGAAACAACAAATCCAATGGAGGATACTGGAAGCATAGGCCAGGTCCTTGA